One segment of Halomonas sp. TD01 DNA contains the following:
- a CDS encoding septal ring lytic transglycosylase RlpA family protein — MRTVLSEARCIGGAVVIMALVSGCAGHEAKQSSASVNQPASGPTTATNASGTTGSGASGNVQSSSPSTGERYAMTGDAYPLEPPDVSKVPNAEPRVEPLSRAGNRSTYEVWGETYHVLPDAAGYVKQGTASWYGEKFHGYATSNGEIYDMYKMSAAHRSLPLPTFARVTSLDSGQSVIVRVNDRGPFHSDREIDLSYAAAARLGFLDNGTGAVRVEAIEPAQWLAQQGRSSSHGAAGAVSSTFPAVDARSVRDIPDQRPMATGDAIYLQIAALGSEEGAQQLQQRLVSELPHKVRVMSDTDVHRVQVGPVSPAQETQAREELRRAGFPQVFIVR; from the coding sequence ATGAGAACAGTGCTGTCTGAGGCTCGCTGTATTGGTGGTGCGGTGGTCATCATGGCGTTGGTTAGCGGTTGTGCCGGCCATGAAGCTAAACAAAGTAGCGCCAGCGTGAACCAGCCAGCTAGCGGGCCTACTACTGCGACAAATGCGAGTGGAACGACCGGCAGTGGAGCGAGTGGTAACGTGCAAAGCAGTAGTCCGTCGACGGGGGAGCGCTATGCAATGACTGGCGATGCGTATCCGCTAGAGCCGCCGGATGTGAGCAAAGTGCCAAACGCTGAGCCCCGTGTAGAACCGCTATCACGTGCCGGTAATCGCTCCACTTATGAAGTGTGGGGTGAAACCTACCATGTGCTGCCGGATGCAGCAGGCTACGTGAAGCAGGGAACGGCCTCTTGGTACGGTGAAAAATTTCATGGTTATGCCACATCAAACGGTGAAATTTATGACATGTATAAAATGTCTGCTGCTCACCGTTCATTGCCACTACCAACATTTGCCCGAGTCACCAGTTTAGATAGTGGTCAATCTGTTATCGTGCGCGTCAATGATCGAGGCCCTTTTCATAGTGACCGTGAAATTGATCTTTCCTACGCTGCGGCTGCACGGTTAGGCTTTTTAGATAATGGTACTGGTGCCGTCCGGGTTGAGGCCATTGAGCCTGCACAATGGCTGGCGCAGCAGGGTAGGAGCAGCAGTCATGGAGCAGCCGGTGCGGTTTCTTCGACGTTCCCTGCTGTAGATGCACGGTCTGTTCGAGATATTCCTGATCAGCGACCAATGGCAACGGGGGACGCGATTTATCTACAAATTGCGGCATTGGGCAGTGAAGAAGGAGCCCAACAGTTGCAGCAGCGCTTGGTCAGTGAGCTACCACATAAAGTGCGGGTGATGAGTGATACAGATGTGCATCGTGTGCAAGTCGGGCCT